Sequence from the Seonamhaeicola sp. ML3 genome:
TCGTGTAAAGTACGCATTATCCAGCAAATTATTTACACCAGCCTCTAATTTAAAATTTTTATAACGGTAAGACATCGATATATCTAGAATATCGTATTCTGGAATTTCACCAACAACACCACTTAAACTAGCTTCTGTAGAATTGGTGGCATCTGTAAATTGTTTGCCAAGATAGGTGTATTGTATACTAGCTTGTAAATTTCTATATCCACCATTTAAACCTGTTTTTAAATTTAAATCTGGCACAAATTCAACTTTATTCCCAACAATACCTGGTTGATCTGATGATCTATACTCCGAGTTAATGATAGACGTATTAATAAAATAATTAAGTTGGAAATTGTTATTGAGATTGAAGACGTTCTTCAAATTAAAATCGAATAAAGATTCAACACCATACATAAGGGCATCACCTATATTCCCGCGTTCACTAGTAACCCTGCCGTCTGGTAATCCTTTTTGAACAAAACCAATTCGACCGTTATAGAATAAACCAAAAACACCTAAATCGTAAGAAACAATTTGTTTAAAATTACCGCGAATACCCAAATCTGCTGTAAATCCTTTTTCATCTGTAATATCGGGACTTATGGAGAACGCCGGATTGATTATATTTATATCTGAAAATGTTACAGAACGATAATTCTGGGAGACATTTCCATAAAGCTCTAAACCAGAATTGGGTTTATAACTCAGTCCAATACCCAATAGAACGAAGGAACGCTCAAAATCCCTATTATCTTCTACATTCTGTTCGAAAATAACATTCCCAGCGGCATCGGTATTAATTTGTTTGAAATAACCCTCACTTTGAGTTTTGATATACTCAAATCGGAATCCTGGGGTTACAGAAAAATTATCGGATAAATAAAAGATATTTTCACCAAAAACCGCCATATTCAGGTTAGGCAAATCAAATTCGGATTGGTTGGGATAGTTTGGAAAATCATCTGTCCTAAAATTAAAATCTGCATCACTTCCTGCACTACCGGGACCTTGTCTTTGATAATTATCTGCTTTATAAAACTTAGAACCTATTAGAAAAGTGGCATTTTTGCTACCCAACTTATACTTACTTAATAATCGTGATTCAAAGCCAAAATTATTGAAATCGCCTTTAATTAAATCACGTTCGCTTCCCGGGTCAACTTGATTCACTCTATTAGTTCTAAAACCTAAGGCATCTCTAGAGGCATTTAACCCAAAGAAATTAAAAGTGAAATTTATGTTTTCAGAAAATTCATGTGCAAACTTTAAATTATATAATAACCAATTGACTTCAAACCAATTTCTAGCTCTATTACTCTGATAAGGATCTTGGACAAACATATTATCTGTTAATCCACCAGCCTGTTGTGCTAGGTAATTCATATAAGTCACCTCCCCTTCTAAAGATGTTTTTGTATTGAATTGATAGCCTAAATGGGTGAAGATATTTTTGGATTCAAAT
This genomic interval carries:
- a CDS encoding TonB-dependent receptor domain-containing protein gives rise to the protein MTLKDCKLLIALIFSVSMYAQQTVNGVVTYSKTNKPISDVNVYDKDSGLLTTTDKLGKFQFETSKESITLVFFSSEYEIKEFEVDPQSAKNLIIVLKDLTTELSEVIINAHKRRAFELKRLKDVEETAIYAGKKTEVVLVEQSMANLASNNARQIYSQVAGLNIYQNDDAGLQLNVGGRGLDPNRTANFNTRQNGYDISADVLGYPESYYTPAAEGLSEIQVIRGAASLQYGTQFGGLINFKMKSPNPNKALEVITRNTLGSFGLYTNFTSLSGTKNKFSYYTYFNYKKGDGFRPNSEFESKNIFTHLGYQFNTKTSLEGEVTYMNYLAQQAGGLTDNMFVQDPYQSNRARNWFEVNWLLYNLKFAHEFSENINFTFNFFGLNASRDALGFRTNRVNQVDPGSERDLIKGDFNNFGFESRLLSKYKLGSKNATFLIGSKFYKADNYQRQGPGSAGSDADFNFRTDDFPNYPNQSEFDLPNLNMAVFGENIFYLSDNFSVTPGFRFEYIKTQSEGYFKQINTDAAGNVIFEQNVEDNRDFERSFVLLGIGLSYKPNSGLELYGNVSQNYRSVTFSDINIINPAFSISPDITDEKGFTADLGIRGNFKQIVSYDLGVFGLFYNGRIGFVQKGLPDGRVTSERGNIGDALMYGVESLFDFNLKNVFNLNNNFQLNYFINTSIINSEYRSSDQPGIVGNKVEFVPDLNLKTGLNGGYRNLQASIQYTYLGKQFTDATNSTEASLSGVVGEIPEYDILDISMSYRYKNFKLEAGVNNLLDNAYFTRRATGYPGPGIIPSAPRNWYTTLQIKF